The Spinacia oleracea cultivar Varoflay chromosome 2, BTI_SOV_V1, whole genome shotgun sequence DNA segment CAAGCATTGAAAGAATCTAATCCAGGAACCGTCGTGGAATGGTGTACCTTGGCTTCTAATGAAGATCCTTCTGTTCACATTTTTTTGAGAGTGTTTTGGGCATTCAAGCCTTCCATCGATGGTTTTAAGCACTGTCGACCCCTAATCACCATAGATGGAACTCATTTGTATGGTAAGTACAAGGGCACGTTACTCATTGCCATGGGTACAGATGCGAATTCTCAATTGTTCCCTCTTGCTTTTGCTATTGTTGAAAGTGAAAATGGTGAGAGTTGGAAATGGTTCATGAAATGCATTCGGCATTTAGTTACTCAGAGGGAAGGTTTATGTGTCATTTCTGATAGACATGCAGGGATTTTGCAAACAATGAATGAGGTCAATAGTGGGTGGGAGGAGCCGCGTGCCCACCATCGATTTTGTACTCGTCACCTTGCCTCTAATGTCAACACTCAGTTCAAGAATGCTTATGTGAAGAACCTTTTCGGAAAAGCCGCAGATGCTCGTCAAAGAAAGAAGTTTGATTACTACTTGGGAAGAATTGGTGAATTGAATGTTGAAGCTCATAAGTACTTGATGGATATTTCTTCTCATCGGTGGTCGATCCACCATGATGGTGGTTTTAGATATGGCGTGAAAACCACAAACATGTCCGAAGCTTTTAATGGGGTGATGAAAGGTGCTCGTTGTTTGCCGATAACCGCCCTTGTTCGGATGACGTTTTACCGAGTGAACTCCTACTTTGTTACAAGACGAGGTTGGGGTAAAAGGAGAATTGAAGAAGGCCACGATTTCGTTGAGAaggcaacaacaacaattgaaatgAACATGGCAAAATCTGGTGCTCACGAGGTCCAAGCCTTTGATCATGAGATGGGGCTATTTGAGGTTACAACTGGACGAGGAGGCAGGGCTTCAGGTAAAGGTGGTAACGTACACACTGTTAACCTTGTAGCCAAAACTTGCACTTGTGAGAAATTAAAAATCTACAAGTTGCCATGCTCCCATGTGCTTGCGGTTTGTCGTTCTCGCAGCTTATCTTATGCTGCTTTCGTTGATCCTTTCTTTACCACTGTCGAGTATAGGCAAACATACTTGAAGAGCTTTCATCCACTTCCTGATGTTCCCTATTGGCCTCATTATACTGGGGTGAGAATAGTTGCTGATGCTAGTAAACGCCGTGGTGTGGGACGCCCAAAGTCGTCTCGATACCCTAATGAGATGGATTCGAGTGCTCGACGCAGTGTCAATGTAAAATCATGTAGCATTTGTCGACGTCAAGGGCATAATAAGAAAACTTGTGCAGCTAGGGGTGGTGTTGGATCATCGGGGTAataaacacagtttatgttTCTCTTGATGtgtgattctaagtttaatttttgtgcatatatttcttttgacGTGTGATTTTACGATTTCTAATAAACTTCTTTTTCAGGTCTCATGGAGCCGACGATCCATCCCGGCC contains these protein-coding regions:
- the LOC130467427 gene encoding uncharacterized protein, whose product is MELPDYPIYCHWGGEILQSSGDVTYKGGERKFGFVNCQMSYDEVLSKVYDLMRCDSRYVELKLLMRYPMMSGSYEAIPLDDDNSLKAMLIAMSQTQSTTMQLFIEQLPKQPETQSHLESFHEMDSWASPFPYLPLTNQSGLTGSFTRMLTDEQYASEHISELTSPTQTPHVEATNGDPSMILFDSLDQICVDFFGDEAVGVDSDVDEDEDTQDANDKAIRESAPSQIFNNVAELDPILLDSWRTWSNNHSFDGEFAIGQEFDSLAQLKDIVKGYSIAKNHSFKDPCLASFRIVRYNGPHASNCLGDINSIDHPLLSSDFVCNEIKDLIRADPSLKIRVIVQAVKVKFKYTITYKRAWSAKQKAIASIFGDWEKSYEELPRYMQALKESNPGTVVEWCTLASNEDPSVHIFLRVFWAFKPSIDGFKHCRPLITIDGTHLYGKYKGTLLIAMGTDANSQLFPLAFAIVESENGESWKWFMKCIRHLVTQREGLCVISDRHAGILQTMNEVNSGWEEPRAHHRFCTRHLASNVNTQFKNAYVKNLFGKAADARQRKKFDYYLGRIGELNVEAHKYLMDISSHRWSIHHDGGFRYGVKTTNMSEAFNGVMKGARCLPITALVRMTFYRVNSYFVTRRGWGKRRIEEGHDFVEKATTTIEMNMAKSGAHEVQAFDHEMGLFEVTTGRGGRASGKGGNVHTVNLVAKTCTCEKLKIYKLPCSHVLAVCRSRSLSYAAFVDPFFTTVEYRQTYLKSFHPLPDVPYWPHYTGVRIVADASKRRGVGRPKSSRYPNEMDSSARRSVNVKSCSICRRQGHNKKTCAARGGVGSSG